Proteins found in one Acinetobacter sp. XH1741 genomic segment:
- a CDS encoding START domain-containing protein: MNKKQIALTTLLCLSSLYTGAASTDKAKLSLDRNHIKVWTYQKADNPVFQYKAETTFDVPIERAVAVILDVKRAAQWVPYMGKVEMLSQDEKKGEFTLYMVLDFPFPLKDRDVVVKGKMSKAANGVITIKNTAINSNYPIQPDVVRLTRYEGEWTFQKLANNKVKVTTSGYADPAGSIPLSFVNMFVQQQPYQMLLKMKREVMNPIYEQPKLPEILK, translated from the coding sequence ATGAATAAAAAACAAATTGCTTTGACCACTCTTCTTTGCTTAAGCAGCCTCTATACAGGGGCTGCCTCTACAGACAAGGCTAAACTCAGCCTTGACCGTAATCATATTAAAGTGTGGACCTATCAAAAGGCTGATAATCCAGTCTTTCAATATAAAGCAGAGACAACCTTTGATGTGCCCATTGAGCGTGCTGTAGCAGTGATTTTAGATGTAAAACGTGCAGCGCAATGGGTGCCTTATATGGGTAAAGTTGAAATGCTTTCGCAGGATGAGAAGAAGGGCGAATTTACTTTATATATGGTGTTAGATTTTCCTTTTCCCCTGAAAGACCGCGATGTGGTAGTTAAAGGAAAAATGAGTAAAGCTGCTAATGGCGTCATTACGATTAAGAACACAGCGATTAATAGTAATTATCCGATTCAACCTGATGTGGTTCGTTTAACCCGTTATGAAGGTGAATGGACGTTCCAGAAGTTAGCGAATAACAAAGTTAAAGTAACGACCAGTGGCTATGCAGACCCGGCTGGTTCAATTCCTTTGAGCTTTGTAAATATGTTTGTTCAGCAGCAACCATATCAAATGCTGCTTAAAATGAAGCGGGAAGTAATGAACCCGATTTATGAGCAGCCTAAATTGCCCGAGATTTTAAAATAA
- the dapB gene encoding 4-hydroxy-tetrahydrodipicolinate reductase → MSAAPRIGILGAGGRMGRILIQAVQQAGYQLGAAVVRPESTLIGADAGELAGVGSIGVKLTGSLIDVLKDCDVVIDFSTPAATSEHLKLCREAGVAIVIGTTGMSDEQKAQLDETAKHIPVVYAANYSVGVNVSIKLLELAAKVFGDTVDIEVIEAHHRHKVDAPSGTALMMGEAIADTLGRNLKEVAVYGREGHTGPRDRQTIGFETIRGGDIVGEHTVMFIGEGERVEVTHKATNRMNFAAGAVRAAAWVVGREAHKYDMKDVLGLNDVQV, encoded by the coding sequence ATGTCAGCAGCTCCACGCATTGGTATTTTGGGTGCAGGCGGCCGTATGGGTCGTATACTTATTCAGGCAGTTCAACAAGCAGGTTATCAATTGGGAGCCGCTGTTGTTCGTCCAGAAAGTACTTTAATCGGTGCTGATGCTGGTGAACTTGCAGGAGTGGGTTCAATTGGAGTGAAGCTTACAGGAAGCTTGATTGATGTTCTTAAAGACTGTGATGTCGTAATTGACTTTTCTACTCCTGCTGCAACATCTGAGCATCTAAAGCTATGTCGTGAAGCTGGGGTTGCTATAGTCATTGGGACAACGGGTATGTCCGATGAACAAAAAGCTCAGCTTGATGAAACGGCAAAACACATACCTGTTGTATATGCTGCAAACTATTCTGTTGGTGTAAATGTATCAATCAAGTTACTTGAGCTTGCAGCAAAAGTATTTGGCGATACAGTAGATATTGAAGTGATTGAGGCTCATCACCGTCATAAAGTAGATGCACCATCTGGTACAGCACTCATGATGGGTGAGGCAATTGCGGATACTTTAGGCCGTAACTTAAAAGAAGTTGCTGTTTATGGTCGTGAAGGGCATACCGGTCCACGTGACCGTCAGACGATTGGTTTTGAAACCATCCGTGGTGGCGATATTGTGGGTGAACATACTGTCATGTTTATTGGTGAGGGTGAGCGAGTTGAAGTGACTCACAAAGCCACTAACCGTATGAACTTTGCTGCTGGTGCAGTACGAGCTGCTGCATGGGTTGTAGGTCGTGAAGCGCACAAATATGACATGAAAGATGTTTTAGGGTTGAACGACGTACAGGTGTAA